A window of Juglans regia cultivar Chandler chromosome 7, Walnut 2.0, whole genome shotgun sequence contains these coding sequences:
- the LOC108991675 gene encoding uncharacterized protein LOC108991675 isoform X2 — translation MAEPPVSSPKDVKAPNMIERAKEEIEAIIHTKKSPHHHKETHGRSDDIDENTRIDDVKGPNVFERVKEEIEALVEAIHPKKESKNDEPSQK, via the exons ATGGCAGAGCCACCAGTATCATCACCAAAAG ATGTAAAGGCACCGAATATGATTGAGAGAGCTAAGGAAGAGATTGAAGCAATCATTCACACTAAAAAATCGCCACACCATCACAAGGAAACGCATGGAAGGAGTGATGACATTGATGAGAACACCCGGATAGATGATGTCAAAGGCCCCAATGTGTTTGAACGAGTGAAGGAAGAGATCGAGGCCCTTGTTGAAGCAATTCATCCTAAGAAAGAATCCAAAAATGATGAGCCATCTCAGAAGTGA
- the LOC108991651 gene encoding IQ domain-containing protein IQM1-like, with product MSRTVSFEKRDTRYINDKYEGSDKMTDEDMMETGIAASFKKRKVGKQKLQIIVSSKSQVLDEDNSDLEEENANDLRYPKVSFTKPKIHEVSPRTPSDLNAAAIKLQKVYKGHRTRRNLADCAVVVEELWWKALDFAALKQSSISFFKYGKSETAVSRWARARTRVAKVGKGLSKDEKARKLALRHWLEAIDPRHRYGHNLHLYYDVWFNSESSQPFFYWLDIGDGKEVNVEKCPRTILQRQCIIYLRPKEREPYEVIVEGGKLIYRKSGLPVETEDGTKWIFVLSTTRNLYIGQKKKGQFQHSSFVAGGATIAAGRVVAHNGVLEAIWPYSGHYCPTEENFMEFISFLKGHHVNLTHVKKYAVDDDKPPTSLKYTDEELKSESTMRGSSTDIKSSNTTGSADAVVPDKLNTDIISVGRHDDDVRSVTGNHVEAPAFKLAKHLSFKWTSGTGPRIGCVREYPPQLQLQALEHVNLSPRTTPGHFPSTSVPIPSPRPTPKIHLSPTLAYMGSLPI from the exons ATGTCGAGAACAGTTAGCTTCGAGAAAAGAGATACGAGGTAcattaatgataaatatgaggGGTCTGATAAAATGACCGATGAAGACATGATGGAAACTGGGATAGCTGCAAGTTTCAAGAAGAGGAAAGTGGGAAAGCAAAAGCTTCAGATAATTGTTTCGTCCAAGAGCCAAGTCCTGGATGAAGATAATTCTGACTTGGAGGAGGAAAATGCCAATGATTTAAGATATCCCAAGGTCTCTTTTACCAAACCCAAAATTCATGAGGTTTCTCCAAGGACCCCTAGTGATCTTAATGCAGCTGCAATTAAGCTGCAGAAAGTTTACAAGGGTCATCGGACACGAAGAAACCTTGCAGATTGTGCTGTCGTTGTGGAGGAGCTCTG gTGGAAGGCATTAGACTTTGCAGCTCTTAAGCAAAGTTCTATATCATTCTTCAAGTATGGTAAATCAGAAACTGCAGTTTCGAGATGGGCACGGGCTAGGACTAGGGTTGCAAAG GTTGGCAAAGGTTTGTCCAAGGATGAGAAAGCTCGGAAATTAGCTCTAAGACACTGGCTTGAAGCT ATTGATCCACGCCATCGGTATGGACACAATCTGCACTTGTATTATGATGTTTGGTTTAACAGCGAGAGCTCCCAACCTTTCTTCTATTG GTTGGACATCGGAGATGGCAAAGAAGTAAATGTTGAGAAGTGCCCAAGGACCATTCTTCAGCGTCAATGCATCATATACCTTCGACCA AAGGAGAGGGAACCATATGAAGTGATTGTAGAAGGTGGGAAGCTCATTTACAGAAAAAGTGGATTGCCTGTGGAGACTGAGGATGGTACCAAGTGGATATTTGTTCTGAGCACAACGAGGAACTTGTATATTGGTCAGAAGAAGAAAGGGCAGTTTCAGCACTCCAGTTTTGTGGCTGGGGGTGCCACCATCGCAGCTGGAAGAGTTGTGGCCCATAATGGGGTCCTcgag GCTATATGGCCCTATAGCGGTCATTATTGCCCTACAGAAGAGAACTTCATGGAGTTCATTAGTTTTCTAAAAGGGCACCATGTGAACTTGACCCATGTTAAG AAATATGCAGTAGATGATGACAAGCCACCAACATCATTGAAATATACCGACGAGGAACTAAAGTCCGAGTCGACCATGAGGGGTTCAAGTACAGACATAAAATCCTCCAACACAACAGGATCAGCAGATGCCGTCGTGCCCGACAAGCTGAACACTGACATTATCTCAGTTGGCCgtcatgatgatgatgttagatCAGTAACTGGCAATCATGTGGAGGCACCGGCATTCAAGTTGGCCAAGCATCTGTCCTTTAAATGGACAAGTGGAACTGGACCTCGTATTGGGTGTGTTAGAGAATACCCTCCACAGCTTCAGCTTCAGGCGCTTGAACATGTCAATCTGTCGCCTAGGACCACACCAGGACACTTTCCTAGCACTAGTGTCCCCATCCCTTCGCCAAGACCTACTCCAAAAATCCATCTTTCACCAACGCTTGCATATATGGGATCACTTCCTATATAG
- the LOC108991675 gene encoding uncharacterized protein LOC108991675 isoform X1, whose amino-acid sequence MAEPPVSSPKEKDVKAPNMIERAKEEIEAIIHTKKSPHHHKETHGRSDDIDENTRIDDVKGPNVFERVKEEIEALVEAIHPKKESKNDEPSQK is encoded by the exons ATGGCAGAGCCACCAGTATCATCACCAAAAG AAAAAGATGTAAAGGCACCGAATATGATTGAGAGAGCTAAGGAAGAGATTGAAGCAATCATTCACACTAAAAAATCGCCACACCATCACAAGGAAACGCATGGAAGGAGTGATGACATTGATGAGAACACCCGGATAGATGATGTCAAAGGCCCCAATGTGTTTGAACGAGTGAAGGAAGAGATCGAGGCCCTTGTTGAAGCAATTCATCCTAAGAAAGAATCCAAAAATGATGAGCCATCTCAGAAGTGA